From the genome of Epinephelus moara isolate mb chromosome 10, YSFRI_EMoa_1.0, whole genome shotgun sequence, one region includes:
- the uhrf1 gene encoding E3 ubiquitin-protein ligase UHRF1, with protein sequence MKVLKNNSLINLQQGKSWSCKPYTKVICGKRARYSVNVNFLVSLGRTNRAAAMWIQVRTMDGKETHRVDSLSKLTKVDELRLKISEIFKVEPERQRLFYRGKQMEDGHTIFDYNVGLNDIVQLLVRQKMQPINVVKSKDKEAELSDSDSGCGSTQSESDKSSTHGEVEGQTAGTSAQTTPELIDPGFGFYKINELVDARDLNMGAWFEAQIVNVTKTEKTPKEEGAEAQPAGEEILYHVKYEDYPENGVIQLLAKDVRPRARTVYQWHQLEPQMVVMVNYNPDDPKERGYWYDAEIQRKRETRTVREIYAKIILGDAGDSLNDCRIMFLTEIYKIEEPGSLGDAPAGSESPLKRSNGPECKHCKDDPKKNCQWCNCHICGIKQDPDKQLLCDECDMAYHTYCLNPPLTSIPDDEDWYCPGCRNDASEVVLAGEKLKESKKKAKMASASSSSQRDWGKGMACVGRTKQCTIVPSNHYGPIPSIPVGSLWKFRVQVSESGVHRPHVAGIHGRSNDGAYSLVLAGGYEDDVDDGNEFTYTGSGGRDLSGNKRTAEQSCDQTLTHMNRALALNCNVPVNDKNGAEAKNWKEGKPVRVVRSCKGRKHSKYSPEEGNRYDGIYKVVKYWPAKGKSGFLVWRYLLKRDDDEPAPWTRDGKERIKKLGLTMQYPAGYQKEKENKNEVEEEAATPNKSKRKRKSQASESPKTPPAKTPKKIKVEVYKLTQEQKGLIKSDAPNKKLWDEAMESLSLGPKFLNKVEEVFLCICCQEVVYMPITTECQHNVCRECLQRSFKADVYTCPACRHDLGKNYSMTVNKSLQDILNQFFPGYSSGR encoded by the exons ATGAAAGTCTTGAAGAATAACTCATTGATCAATCTCCAACAAGGCAAGAGTTGGTCGTGCAAACCGTACACAAAAGTTATTTGCGGAAAACGTGCGCGTTACTCCGTTAACGTCAATTTCTTGGTTTCACTTGGACGAACAAACAG GGCAGCTGCAATGTGGATTCAAGTTCGCACAATGGATGGGAAGGAAACCCACCGGGTGGATTCCCTGTCCAAACTCACCAAGGTGGATGAGCTGCGTCTCAAAATCAGCGAGATCTTCAAGGTGGAGCCAGAGAGGCAGAGGCTGTTCTACCGCGGCAAGCAG ATGGAGGATGGCCATACTATATTCGACTACAACGTGGGTCTTAACGACATAGTGCAGCTGCTTGTTAGGCAGAAGATGCAGCCCATCAATGTCGTCAAAAGCAAGGACAAAGAAGCCGAGCTCTCGGACTCCGATTCTGGTTGTGGCTCAACCCAGAGCGAGTCTGACAAGAGCTCAACTCACGGTGAGGTAGAGGGTCAGACCGCCGGCACCTCTGCCCAGACGACCCCAGAGCTCATCGACCCAGGGTTTGGATTTTACAAG ATCAATGAGCTGGTTGATGCAAGGGATTTGAACATGGGGGCGTGGTTTGAGGCCCAGATTGTGAATGTTACGAAGACAGAAAAGACGCCTAAAGAAGAGGGTGCTGAGGCGCAGCCCGCGGGGGAGGAGATACTGTACCATGTTAAATATGAAGA CTACCCAGAAAACGGAGTGATTCAGTTACTGGCCAAGGATGTTCGTCCGCGAGCCCGTACAGTGTACCAGTGGCACCAGCTGGAGCCACAAATGGTCGTTATGGTCAACTACAATCCAGATGACCCCAAGGAGCGTGGCTACTGGTATGATGCTGAGAtccagaggaagagggagacaCGCACCGTGCGAGAGATCTACGCCAAGATTATCCTCGG TGATGCTGGTGACTCTCTTAATGACTGCCGGATcatgttcctgactgaaatctACAAAATCGAGGAGCCTGGTTCCCTGGGTGACGCCCCGGCTGGATCTGAGAGTCCACTAAAAA GGTCAAATGGACCTGAATGCAAGCACTGTAAGGACGATCCCAAGAAAAACTGTCAGTGGTGTAACTGCCATATCTGCGGCATCAAGCAGGATcctgacaaacagctgctgtgcGATGAATGTGACATGGCCTATCACACTTACTGCCTGAACCCTCCACTCACCTCCATCCCTGACGACGAGGACTG GTATTGCCCAGGTTGCCGTAATGACGCCAGTGAGGTTGTGTTGGCTGGAGAGAAGCTGAAGGAGAGCAAGAAGAAAGCCAAGATGGCGTCTGCCAGCTCCTCCAGCCAGAGGGACTGGGGCAAG GGAATGGCTTGCGTTGGTCGAACCAAGCAGTGCACCATCGTCCCGTCCAACCACTACGGCCCAATCCCCAGCATCCCTGTTGGCTCCCTGTGGAAGTTCAGAGTGCAG GTTAGTGAATCTGGCGTCCACAGGCCTCATGTAGCTGGCATTCATGGCAGGAGCAACGATGGTGCCTACTCTCTGGTCCTGGCAGGAGGATATGAGGATGACGTG GATGATGGTAATGAGTTCACTTACACTGGGTCTGGAGGGCGAGATCTTTCTGGAAACAAGAGGACCGCTGAGCAGTCGTGTGATCAGACACTTACCCACATGAACAG GGCGCTGGCTCTAAACTGCAACGTGCCTGTCAATGACAAAAATGGAGCTGAGGCCAAGAACTGGAAAGAAGGCAAACCCGTTAGAGTTGTGCGCAGCTGCAAAGGTCGCAAGCACAGTAAATACTCCCCTGAGGAAGGAAACAGATATGATGGGATATATAAG GTGGTGAAGTACTGGCCAGCCAAAGGCAAGTCTGGCTTCTTGGTCTGGCGTTATCTGCTCAAGCGTGATGATGATGAGCCAGCACCGTGGACCAGAGACGGCAAGGAACGCATCAAGAAGCTTGGTCTCACCATGCAG TATCCTGCTGGCTatcagaaagagaaagagaacaaaaatgaagtggaggaggaggcggcaACACCCAACAAgtcaaagaggaagagaaaatcTCAGGCCAGTG AATCCCCCAAGACCCCACCAGCAAAGACTCCCAAGAAAATAAAGGTAGAAGTGTACAAGCTCACCCAGGAGCAGAAAGGTCTCATCAAGAGTGATGCACCAAACAAGAAGCTGTGGGATGAAGCCATGGAGTCACTGTCACTTGGACCG AAATTCTTGAACAAAGTCGAAGAAGTTTTCCTCTGCATTTGCTGCCAAGAAGTGGTCTATATGCCCATAACCACAGAGTGCCAACACAATGTCTGCAGG GAATGCCTGCAGCGGTCCTTCAAAGCAGACGTGTACACCTGCCCGGCCTGCAGGCACGACCTGGGCAAAAACTACTCCATGACCGTCAACAAATCCCTGCAAGATATTCTAAATCAGTTTTTCCCAGGGTACAGCAGCGGGCGATGA